The region CCTACAAAAAGAATGGCACCGATGTGCGGGCATCGGTGCCATTCTCATTTCTTGTTCTGTGTATCGGGAAAACTAGTTTCCAAAAACACCAACCCAGTAGGCCGTACCATTTCGACTGATGGCATAACCGTAGCCCACTTCACGAGCGCCGCTTAGCAGGATGGCTCGGTGGCCGGGGCTGTTGAGCCAACCGTTGAAGCAATCGGGAATGCTGGTTGAGCCGTACAGAATAATCTCGCCATAGGGTGACCCAGGGTAGTGGTGACGTCGTGCACGTGAGACGAAACCACCATTCACTGAATGGCTGAATTGTCCGGTCCGAGCCATGTACCAGGCATGGTCTTGAGCCGCTTTGGTCAATTCCGGGCTGATTCGCTGTGCTGGTAGCTGGTACCGAGCACGCACTTCGTTGGAATGACGCCACATCCGCACCAAAGTCGGATGCTTATGCAGAAAGTCGTCGGCAGGCTTCTCGGCTGCTGCCTTCTTGGTTTCCACTTCCTTCTTTTCTTCGACGTCTTTCTTCGGCTGAGGATCCGAAGACTCTGGGGCTGCGACAAGTGAGCCGGCCAATACCAACGTCAGAAGAAGGGCGAGGGGGAATCGGGTCATAGGAGAATCAACCTCCGTGGGCGGGAAATGAAGCGGGTCTTTCCATCCGAAATCCGTGACTGGGATGGAAAACGAACCTCCGGTTGTAGAGGCATTTCTAATGCATATCAAGTGGCTGAATTTGACGATTAGGTAAACTTTCAGACTGACACTGCCCCATCGCTATTCATTCAATCCCGCCGATTTATGGGGTGCAACAACGCAGTAAGCGTTTCGATTCAGAATAAGTGAGACTTATAAAATTCGCGTTTGCTGCCCGTTGCGGGGCATTCTGCGCTCGGTTACACTCAGGGCTGGTTTAATAGGGATTTGTGGCCGCTTGCAGCCTATCTGCTAAAGTGCCGTTGTCGCTCCTCCCAGCGGCAATTCTTCTTGAAAACAGATCACATGCTGCGGCCCTATCAAACATTTGGGAACCGTAGCGTTCTTGCAGGGCTGGCTGGCCTTCGATCTGCTACTTTCCCGCATCGCTTGCGAGAATACCTGTCATGTCAGTGGCTCCTGAACAAAAAGCAAATCGAGGCACTTCCACTACGGCTGTCCAAGGGGGTGAAGCCCGGATGAAGCCTGGGAATGCGATCACCGATGCGATCTTCTGTGCGTCGACATACACATTTGAAGATACCGATTCGATCATTCGATACATCGAAGAAAACCAGGTCCGCGAAGAGTATGGGCGTTACGGAAATCCTGGCGAAAAGACCGCCGAAGCGAAATTGGCCGCCATTGAAGGTGGCGAATCGGCAGTGCTGTATTCGTGCGGAATGGCGGCGTTCGTCGGTTTACTTATGGCCAAAGTAAGCTCCGGCGATAACGTCGTCTTCTTTGACGAGTGTTACCACCGTAGTCGCGAGTTCTGCGGTAAGCATCTAGCTCGTTTCGGTGTCGAAACGAAGACGGTCAAAACGGGCGACTACGATGCAATGGAAAAAGCAATCGACGCCAATACTAAGATGTTGATTAGCGAATCGCCAACGAACCCGCATTTGAGTTGCGTCGATTTGGCCAAATTCACCGAGATCGGTAAAAAGCATGGGGTCGAAACGCTGATCGATGCCACGCTGGCGACTCCTTATAACCTGCGACCGCTGGAATATGGTGTCGACTACGTATTGCATTCCGCCACCAAATACCTGGCCGGTCACAACGATCTTTTGGCTGGGGCAATTATTGGTAGCGAAGAGCAATTGGCCGATGTCCGTCAGCTTCGCGGCGTGATGGGAGGCATTAACGCTCCGCACAATTGCTATCTACTGCTTCGCGGGTTGAAGACGTTCTCGCTGCGTATGGAACGTCACAATGCTAACGGCTTGGCGATTGCTCAGTTCCTGGAGTCGCACCCGAAAGTGGAGAAGGTTTATTACCCCGGTCTCGAGTCGCATCCATATCATGCAATCGCGAAAGAAACGATGCGTGGATATGGTGGTTTGGTGACCTTCAATGTGAAGGACGCCGATTGGCGTAAGACTGCCAACGTGGTAGATGGGGCAAAGATCTTTAAGATCGCGCCAAGCCTGGGTGGTGTCGAATCGTTGATCGAACAGCCGCTTGTGATGAGCTATTACCAACAGACGCCTGAGAACCGAGCGAAGTTTGGTATCTACGACAACATGATCCGTATTGCTTGTGGTATTGAAGATACGGACGATTTGATCGCCGACTTGAAGCAAGCGTTGGACAACGCCTAGAAGGGAAGCAACGATGGAGTTCCGAACCAAAGCGATTCACGTCGGTAACAAGAAGGACCCGCAGACTGGCGCGGTTGTTCCACCGATTCATATTGCTTCGACATTCGTCCAGCCTGGGGCAGGCGAGTGGGGCGAGTTTGACTACTCGCGAAGTGGAAATCCAACTCGCAAGAATCTTGAAACAACGCTTGCTGAGTTGGAAGGTGGCTGCGGTGCTCTTGCATTCGCCTCCGGGATGGCTGCGACGCACTGCGCGACGATGCTCCTGGAAGCTGGCGACCATGTTGTCGCAGGGACCGATATTTATGGCGGCACCTACCGACTTCTGCATAAGATCACGCAAAAAAACAACATCGGGATTACCCTCGCGGATGCGACCAATCCGGAAAAGTTGGAAGCGGCTATACAGCCCAACACCAAGATGATGTGGGTCGAGAGCCCCGGCAATCCGCTCATGTCGATCACAGACTTGGCGGAGTGTGCAAAGATTGCCAAGAATCATGGCATCTTGTTGGGGGTCGACAGTACGTTCGCTACTCCGGTACTGACGCGACCGTTGGAACTGGGCATCGACATCGTTCAGCACTCTGTCACGAAGTATCTCGCAGGGCATAGCGATGTGTTAGGCGGCGCGTTAGTCGTGAAAGATAAAAAGCTTTTCGATCGACTCTATTTCATTCAGAACGCTACCGGCGCCGTACTTGATCCGTTCAGTTCCTTTCTCGCTTCGCGTGGCATTAAAACACTTGAACTTCGCGTTCGCGAGCAATGTCGTACTGCGCAAAAGATTGCCGAATATCTGAGCGAACATCCCAAGGTAACCCGGGTGCTCTATCCTGGTCTCGCAACCCATCCGGGCCACGAAATCGCGGCGAAGCAGATGGATGGTGGATTCGGTGCGATGATGAGCTTTGAAGTAGAAGGTGGTTTCGCTGCTGCGAAGAAGGTTTGCGATGACACCAAACTGTTCCAGTTAGCGGTTAGCTTAGGGGCAGTCGAGTCGTTGATTGAACAGCCTGCTTCGATGTCTCATGCCAGCTACGATAAAGCAGACCGGCTGGCACATGGAATCAAAGATGAGTTGATCCGTATCTCTGTTGGATTGGAAGCGGCGGATGACTTGATCGCCGACTTGGGACAAGTTCTCGGTCAAATCTGATGATTTGACGCCAACTTGCCAAAGCGCAGACAAAAAGGGAGTCCAAATGGACTCCCATTTTTTGTTGGGCGGGACGCCTCGTTGCTAACCAGTGGGGCGATTACTTGGTTCGCGCTGGAGCGTAGTAAGTCGCGGGACGCGTCGCGGACTTAGGAGCAACTCGCTTCGAGTAGTGAGTAACCGAAGCACTCGTTCGCTTGGCTTGAGTACCAACCGGCTGCCATTTGCCCGATCCCTGAATCGGTGTGGCTTCTGGAGTCATTGGTGGTCCAGGAATTGTTGGCACCGAGGGATGGCCTTCTTCGATGTATTCAACGCCTGGTTGATGGCTTGGGTAAGAGTCCCAATTCGAGCCGCAAGTGTCGCAGCCGCATGACGGCGTCGTATCGCAACCGCATCCGTTGAAACGAATAGGACAGAAAAGGCTGTTCACGCCACGCTTAACGGCACAAGCGGTTGTCTTCAGGGTGAAGCCAACGCCATGGACCAGTTCACCAATTGGGTTGAAACATGGAGAACAGCAGCGATCGCAGCCGCAGCTAGCGACCGGGTGAGCAACTACGTGGGTGCTTTCGCAACCGCAATTTTGGCCAAAGGCATGAACGCTGGTTGCCAGCACGACGGCGACGGCCAGGAGTTGCGTTTTCATAGGTCGTAATCCTTCTCGAAAGTCAAAAGCGTCGAAGCGACGCGTCATAGCAAAGTCAAAGTTTTCGTTGACGGAATCATTTATCGATTCGTTACACGACAAAAAAACAGAACAATCGGACCAACCGGCAAGGACTCACTAAAGACCCCAGACTTCCAGTTGTGGTGATCCTGAGGCGAGTAGGAAGTCTAGGGATACGCTAGCGAAGGTCGTCACGGGAGGACTGGGAAAACTTTGCGGATTATTGCGAGTTTTCCCAAAGGGATGACTTTGACGATGACGATACGTGAATTGGACAGCGTGATATTGCGCTGCCACGTACCGTCCCCCCCTCGGTGTTTTATTTCTCAAGGAAGGAAAGGCCATGCGAGTCTTCCCCTGGATTCTGGCTTTGCTTACCGCTTCGTGCGGAAGCCTGTTTGCGGATCTCGCGACCGCAGCGGAACCACGTGAGCCAGCGAAGCTTCCTCATGTCGCTGCTAATGACTACAGTCGTCCACCATCGCCTGCGAATGCGATTCGGAGCTTGTTCTCGACCGATCAAGATCGGGTGTTCCAGGCGCGAAAGCGAGTCGCACGTGCGAGCTACGTCGCCTCGAAAGTTCAAGCGGGCGACATCGATACCGTTGATTACTCTGTCCTGAGCGAAGCATCGGAACCGATGCCGATGGAAGGCGAAGTGATCATGGAAGGGCATGCGATCGCAGGCATGCACGATCCTCACACGTTCACCGGTGGGCCTGGATGTGCTTCCTGCCAAGGGGGCACGCACTGTGAAGGTGGTTCGTGCGACTCGTGCGGTTTCTGCGGCCCATGTGAAACGATTTGCTTCCCACTTTGTTTCCGCCTGCCACTGGAAAATCTTTCGTTCCGAGCAGGTGTCGAAGGTTTTAAAGGCCCATTGAATGCCGGCATGGACGGAAGCTTTGGCTTTCTTTACGGTGTGAACTGGGGTGCTCCGCTGTTCTCTCGTAGCACCGGAATTGGCGTTCAGTTAGGTGTGAACGGTTCGAATGCAAACTTGCATGGAGCCAGTTTCACGGAAGATCATCGTGACCAATTCTTCCTGACTGGTGGTATCTTCCGCCGCGTCGACTGGGGTTGGCAGGGCGGTATTGTCTATGACCATATGAGTGATCATTGGTACTACGACATCGATGCCAGCCAGATTCGTGGCGAGTTGAGCTGGAAATTCCAGTGCAAAGGTGAATTTGGTTTCTGGTTTACAGCCTCCGATGAAACAAGCGATATCGACGAACAAATCTTGCTGCCAGGTTCTTCGGTACCGACGAGTGCTCAAGGATCTTTCCAGCCACACAATATGTTCGCTTTCTTCTACCGAACTCCGTTGGAAGTTTGCGGCGGCGAAATGCGATTCTCCGGTGGTTGGACAGACAACGAACTAGGACTAATTGGTGCTGATCTGAGTGTTCCGATCACCAAATGCCTGGCCGTGGAGAGCAATTTCCTCTACCTGATCCCACGCAATGGCGAAGATGACGACGACCCATGCGTCTGCGAAACATGGAACATCGGCTTGAATTTGGTCTGGTACCCCCGAGCACGCAGTGCGGCGAGTGCTGGCAAAAACTACTACCGTCCGCTGTTTAACGTAGCGAACAACGGTACCTTCTCGATGTATCCAACGGAATAAACTGCGTAATCCGTAGGGGGATTCAGTGAGCCGAGTCTTTTGCGAGGAGACTCGGCTTGCTGTCGTTCTTGTTGTCCCGTTATCAGATGGCGAATCACCTTTCCAAGACTCTCCCCCCAAGGTATGATGTGCGAGACTATGCAAGCATCCCCGCCATCCAGGTTGGCGACCACTTAATTGTCGTAGGTAGCGTGAGGTCGCCGCGGAGAGCCAGTCATTGGCCCGTAGTTCCCTAGAGCGGGGGGTAACCCTTTTGCAGGAAGGCATGGCCCATTTTTCGGGCATCCATTTAACCAATTCATGAACAATCCCAATAAAGCCGGGCACTGGCGATCTCTCGCCGCCCAACTTGGTGCCATCTCTCAAGAAGAAATCGAACAAGCTGAAGCAGCGGAAGCCGCCGCCCGAGAGGCTGAAGAAAACGCCCAAGCGGAAGCTGAAGAAACGGAAGTCTGCGATGTAGCCTCCGAAGAGGAAGTCACCGCCGAACCGGAACCGGCGGAAGCAGTTGCCGATATTGAAACGGCAGAAGACACCTTCCAGGAAGCGGTTCAAGTCGAAGACGAGCTTTCCCAAGTTTCTGATGGGCCAGCCGACAACCAAGAAATTGTCGAGCCTCCGCACGAAGAGCCGGTTGCTGCGACGGAAGAAGTCGTCGCCGAAGTACCAAAACCCAAAAAGAAGAAACCCAAGAAGCGTAGCCACTGGGCATCGCTTTCGTCCATGCTAGGCCTTTCGTCGTCAGAAGAAGCAGATGACGAAGAAGATGACGAAGAAGAAGAAGCGGAAGCAGTCGAAGAAACGACCGTGACGGCCGAGGTGAAAGTCGAAGAAGAGAAAGATGACAGTCCACATTTGGCTGCGTTTAAGAAGCCTCTGGAGCGTTCGCCGGAAGAGACACGTGCTTCCGAACTGATTGGTCGTCCAGAAGCAAAATCAAAGCCTCGTCCAACCAGTGATGACGATTTCAAAGGCTTCGATGGGATTTTCCTCGACGAAGGCACCGCGGGAGCAGACACGAGCGACCCGGAAGCCGAAGCCGAAGCCGATTCCGATAGCGACGACGAAGACGAAAGCCGATCGTCGGACCGCCGATCGCGTGGTCGTTCGAGAGGGCGTCGCCGTGGTCGCCGATCGCGTGGAAATGAGGACGAAGTCGTTGCACGCGAAACGACGAGCGACGATGATCTGGACGCGGAAGTAGAGTCCGATACCGAAAGCCGAAATTCGCGATCCGACCAGGAAGATGGTGATGAAGAGCAGCGACCGACGCGCCGACGTCGACGTCGACGTCGATCGCGTAAATCGGTCGACGCAGAAGCTTCGACTGAAGAGGCACCAGCAAGTCGTTCGAGAAGACGCTCGGAAGATGACTACGACGATGATGACGACAACGATTCGTCCATCGATAGCGAAGATGACCGTGATGAAGCACCACGCGGTCGTCGCCGCTCCTCTTCACGAAGACGCCGCGATCGTGACGATTCGTCAGACGGTTCTGACCGAGCGAAGGATAAGCACAAGAAGATTCCTTCGTGGACCGATGCTGTTTCGGCCATGGTCGATGCCAATATCGAACGTCACGAAAATGCCCCGCCATCGCGACCGCATGAACGTGGGGGACGCAACAGTGGTGGACGACGTCGTCGAAATAGCGGCGGGCGAGATCGTCGCCGTGACGACAGCCGATAGTCAGCGCTGCTTGATGATGCGAACGGCAGCATTCTTGTAAGACGGCTGCCGCGAGTAACTGTCGAACTGAGGAAACGTCAGTTGATTGGTTACTTCGTTATGCATTGGCAAAAAGACCGTTCCCGGTTGAACGCTTGATGTTACATTGGCTCGAGCGGAGATTTCGCCGCGAGCCGATTGAACGGTTACTTGGTCGTGCGGCTGAATATCGAGCCGGCTTGCATCTTGCGGGTGAATGTCCACAAGAAGCGTCGTTGAGTAGAGCGTACGCAGCACGGCTGACTTCGATGTTTTGGTTTGCGTGTGCCACTGGGCTGCCGTTCCGCGACCAGTTAACAGGCGAAGTGGGAAGGCATCGCTTGGTTCTTCTTTGGGAGCCTCCGGAAGTTCATAGATAAACCGGGCTTTGCCGTCGGCATGGAAGTACTGCCCATCTTCAAATAGGCGTCGCTGAGCTTCCGGAAACCAGCCCTCTCCGGTGCTTTCGTGCTCTTTTAATGGCCATTGAATTCCGCGTGCATCGTCCAACATACGGTAGTCACGAATGCCGGTGATTTCGCAGGGCTGACCGGCTGAGCACTTCTTCATCAGCTGGAAAACATCTTCCGGTGTCTGCCAGGTTTCAAAGAGTGGCTCGCATCCCCAGTAGTGGGCCACGAGTCGAAAGATTTGAAAGTCTGCCAAAGCTTCGCCTGGTGCGGATACGACTTTTTTGTGAAGTCCAAATCGTCGCTCGGAGTTGATGAACGTGCCTTCTTTCTCTCCCCAGCCAGCCGCTGGTAAAAGCAGGTCGGCATGTTGCGCGGTCTCGGTCGTTTCATACATGTCTTGGACGACGAGAAAGTCTAGCTTATCGAGCGTTTCCCGAGCTTCTTTTTGGTGAATCCAGGAGTGGGCTGGATTGGTTGCAATTACCCACAGGCCCCGAATATCGCCACGACGAATGCCCTCCATAATTCCGTCGTACGACCAACTGTTCTCCGTTGGGATATTCTCTAAGGGGATGTTGAGTGTTCCGGCAATCTTTTGGCGGTCGTCGTGGTTTCTAAAGTCATGTCCGCCAAGCAGATTGGTTGTGTTACTAAACAATCGCGATCCCATGGCATTACACTGCCCGGTGACTGAGTTGGCTCCTGTCCCTGGACGGCCGATGTTTCCAGTCATCATGGCTAAGTTGATGATGGCTTGCGCGGTACGGACTCCTTGGTGACTTTGATTGACACCCATTGTCCACCAGAACGATACACGCTTCCCATCGTGGATCGCCTGGATCACATCCATGACATCCTCCGACGCGAGGCCGCAGCTATCATGGGTATCCTTTAGTTGGTAGGCCGCGACATGAGATTTGAACTCCTCAAATCCATTGGTGTGATTCGCGATGTACGTTTCGTCGATCCAACCTTTCTCGATCAGCACGTTGGCAATCGTATACAGCAGCGCTAGATCAGTTTTCGGTCGGAGCGGAAGATGATGCGAGGCGGCAACGGCCGTTTCGGTACGGCGAGGGTCAATTACAACGATCTTTGGATTGTGCCGGTTGCGAAGCACGCGTTCCCACATGATTGGGTGAGCAATACAAAGATTTGAGCCAACGAAAACGAGAACGTCCGATTCCTCGAAATCGGCGTAGGTAAATGGTGGAGCATCGAAGCCGAATGCTTCTTTGTAAGCAACCACCGCGGTGGCCATGCATTGTCGCGTGTTTCCGTCGCCATGGAGCATCCCCATGCCAAACTTGGCGAGCGAGCCAAGGAAGAACATTTCTTCCGTCGCGATTTGGCCGGTACTAAGAAATGCAACCGAATCGTTTCCATAACGCGATTGGATCTCTTGGAAACGATCGCAAAACGTACGCATCGCCTCATCCCAAGAAACGGGGATCAGTTTCCCGTCTTTGCCCTTAAGCAATGGGCGAGTCGCTCGGTCTTTCGCTTTGAGAACCGTGAGTGATTCCCAGCCTTTGGGGCATGCCATTCCTAAATTCACCGGCCAATCGACGGCTGGGCTCAGATTAACTGCTTGCCCATCTTTAAGGTGAAGCTCTAGGCCACAACCAGTCGAGCAGAAACCGCATACGGCTGTCGTAGTAGCGTCAGGCTTAATATTCGCTGGAACTTTGCCAAGACCATATTCTCCTGGCCGCAACAAAAGATCGCGTGTGAGGCTTCCTTCTTTGGCGTAGATAAGCTGCTGCAGTTTATTAGGCTGGGTCGTCGTCGACATGATTTGCCGTCTCCTACCTTGGCAAGTTGGGCATTGCGGGCGTGGACTCCGCAGCAAAATAAAGACCACGATCGATCAATTCGGCAGCCAGCAAACTCGCGACAGAAAGTGCGGCAGCCAGTGTTGC is a window of Bremerella sp. TYQ1 DNA encoding:
- a CDS encoding CAP domain-containing protein; its protein translation is MTRFPLALLLTLVLAGSLVAAPESSDPQPKKDVEEKKEVETKKAAAEKPADDFLHKHPTLVRMWRHSNEVRARYQLPAQRISPELTKAAQDHAWYMARTGQFSHSVNGGFVSRARRHHYPGSPYGEIILYGSTSIPDCFNGWLNSPGHRAILLSGAREVGYGYAISRNGTAYWVGVFGN
- a CDS encoding molybdopterin oxidoreductase family protein; translated protein: MSTTTQPNKLQQLIYAKEGSLTRDLLLRPGEYGLGKVPANIKPDATTTAVCGFCSTGCGLELHLKDGQAVNLSPAVDWPVNLGMACPKGWESLTVLKAKDRATRPLLKGKDGKLIPVSWDEAMRTFCDRFQEIQSRYGNDSVAFLSTGQIATEEMFFLGSLAKFGMGMLHGDGNTRQCMATAVVAYKEAFGFDAPPFTYADFEESDVLVFVGSNLCIAHPIMWERVLRNRHNPKIVVIDPRRTETAVAASHHLPLRPKTDLALLYTIANVLIEKGWIDETYIANHTNGFEEFKSHVAAYQLKDTHDSCGLASEDVMDVIQAIHDGKRVSFWWTMGVNQSHQGVRTAQAIINLAMMTGNIGRPGTGANSVTGQCNAMGSRLFSNTTNLLGGHDFRNHDDRQKIAGTLNIPLENIPTENSWSYDGIMEGIRRGDIRGLWVIATNPAHSWIHQKEARETLDKLDFLVVQDMYETTETAQHADLLLPAAGWGEKEGTFINSERRFGLHKKVVSAPGEALADFQIFRLVAHYWGCEPLFETWQTPEDVFQLMKKCSAGQPCEITGIRDYRMLDDARGIQWPLKEHESTGEGWFPEAQRRLFEDGQYFHADGKARFIYELPEAPKEEPSDAFPLRLLTGRGTAAQWHTQTKTSKSAVLRTLYSTTLLVDIHPQDASRLDIQPHDQVTVQSARGEISARANVTSSVQPGTVFLPMHNEVTNQLTFPQFDSYSRQPSYKNAAVRIIKQR
- a CDS encoding PLP-dependent aspartate aminotransferase family protein — encoded protein: MEFRTKAIHVGNKKDPQTGAVVPPIHIASTFVQPGAGEWGEFDYSRSGNPTRKNLETTLAELEGGCGALAFASGMAATHCATMLLEAGDHVVAGTDIYGGTYRLLHKITQKNNIGITLADATNPEKLEAAIQPNTKMMWVESPGNPLMSITDLAECAKIAKNHGILLGVDSTFATPVLTRPLELGIDIVQHSVTKYLAGHSDVLGGALVVKDKKLFDRLYFIQNATGAVLDPFSSFLASRGIKTLELRVREQCRTAQKIAEYLSEHPKVTRVLYPGLATHPGHEIAAKQMDGGFGAMMSFEVEGGFAAAKKVCDDTKLFQLAVSLGAVESLIEQPASMSHASYDKADRLAHGIKDELIRISVGLEAADDLIADLGQVLGQI
- a CDS encoding PLP-dependent aspartate aminotransferase family protein; the protein is MSVAPEQKANRGTSTTAVQGGEARMKPGNAITDAIFCASTYTFEDTDSIIRYIEENQVREEYGRYGNPGEKTAEAKLAAIEGGESAVLYSCGMAAFVGLLMAKVSSGDNVVFFDECYHRSREFCGKHLARFGVETKTVKTGDYDAMEKAIDANTKMLISESPTNPHLSCVDLAKFTEIGKKHGVETLIDATLATPYNLRPLEYGVDYVLHSATKYLAGHNDLLAGAIIGSEEQLADVRQLRGVMGGINAPHNCYLLLRGLKTFSLRMERHNANGLAIAQFLESHPKVEKVYYPGLESHPYHAIAKETMRGYGGLVTFNVKDADWRKTANVVDGAKIFKIAPSLGGVESLIEQPLVMSYYQQTPENRAKFGIYDNMIRIACGIEDTDDLIADLKQALDNA
- a CDS encoding DUF6666 family protein, producing MRVFPWILALLTASCGSLFADLATAAEPREPAKLPHVAANDYSRPPSPANAIRSLFSTDQDRVFQARKRVARASYVASKVQAGDIDTVDYSVLSEASEPMPMEGEVIMEGHAIAGMHDPHTFTGGPGCASCQGGTHCEGGSCDSCGFCGPCETICFPLCFRLPLENLSFRAGVEGFKGPLNAGMDGSFGFLYGVNWGAPLFSRSTGIGVQLGVNGSNANLHGASFTEDHRDQFFLTGGIFRRVDWGWQGGIVYDHMSDHWYYDIDASQIRGELSWKFQCKGEFGFWFTASDETSDIDEQILLPGSSVPTSAQGSFQPHNMFAFFYRTPLEVCGGEMRFSGGWTDNELGLIGADLSVPITKCLAVESNFLYLIPRNGEDDDDPCVCETWNIGLNLVWYPRARSAASAGKNYYRPLFNVANNGTFSMYPTE